GAGTTCGGTGGTGGGCGGGACGGCACGCACCTGCGTGTCCAGCACGAACCCGCGGGTCACGCGGTCCGGCATGCCGCTGGGCGGCACGAAGTAACTGCAACGCCGCCCGCCGGTCGCGGGGCCCTGCAGCAGCAGCGCGCCTCGCTGGGCCGTGGCGCGGCTGTCGGTGCCGCGCACGTCCGTGAAGGTCAGGCGGGTCGCCGTGATCTGCGCGGCCCGCAGGTCCGCCGGGTCCAGGTCACGCCAGTCGGCCGGGCAGGTCGCGCCCGTGACGGTGGCCGGGGTGGTGGGCGCCTGCGGGCTGGCCGCGTGGGCCGCTCCGGTCAGGAGCAGCGCGGCCAGTCCGGCGGCCCGGACTGATCGGGACTGCGGACGGTCGAGCGGCGCGGCGGGGCGGGGGGCGGTCATCCCCGCAGCCTAGCGCGCTCCCCGCCGGGCAATGGTGGGCGGCGGTCACGGCGGGCCGGGTCAGCGGGTGCGGATGAACAGCCCGCCCGGCGCGGCGCAGTCGGGCGCGGCCGTCACGATCAGCCACGCCCCGACCGGCGTCAGGCGCTGGACGCAGCGGCCGTCCGCGAGGTTCCAGGCGCGACCCGCCTCGTCTGGCAGGGCGTCGCCGTTCAGGGCCGCGCCACGCAGGGTCAGTCGGTTCTCGCGCCGCTGGACGCTCAGGGTGTCGCCGCGGGCGTTCGTCCAGAGGCCGTTCAGGGTGGCGGCGGTCGCCTCCGACTGAAGCGAGGCGTTCGACAGGTAGCCCTGACGGTCCGTGACGGACGCCTCGCTGATCACGTAACTGCAGCGCCGACCGTTCTCGCTGGGGCCCTGCAGGAGCCGTTCGCCGCGGTTCACGCTGCGGCCCAGGGAGCGCCCGGCGGCGTCCGTGAACGTGGCGCGCTCGGCCCGGACCTGCGCGGCCCGCAGGCTGGCCGGGTCCAGGGTCTGCCAGTCGGGGCAGGGCCGGGCGGCCTGCGCCGCGGCGCTGGAGGTGGCGCTGCTGGAGGTGGGGGCGGCGCCCTGCGCGGCGGCGGTCGGGGACAGCGCGGCGCTCATCAGGGCGGCTCCCATCAGCACGGACAGCAGTGGGGCGGGCCGGGGGCGGAAGGTTGGCGGGGTCACGTGCGCAGCGTAGCGGGCACGCGGAACGCCCGCACGCAGATCTGACCGGCTCTTCAGGTCTGCACGCGGGCGGCGGTTCAGGCGGGCTGCTGTCAGCGCAGCAGCGGCAGGCCGAAGCCGTTGGCCTGCACGCGGGCGCACACCCATTCGAAGGCCTGCGGGTCGGCCACGAAGTCCAGCTGATCGCCGGGAACCCGCACGACCGGGCAGGCGTCGAAGCCGGTCACCCAGCTGTCGTACAGGCGGTTCAGGCCGCCCAGGTACGCCTCGGGGATGGCCTGCTCGTACTCGCGGCCGCGCTGCGCGATGCGGCGTTTCAGGGTGGGCAGGCTGGCGTCAATGTGGATCAGCAGGTCCGGGACGCGCAGGGCGCTCAGCACGCCCTCGTACAGGCTGAGGTAGGTGTCCCAGTCGCGCTGCGCCATCTGCCCGCTCTCGAACAGGTTGCGCGCGAAGATGTTGGCGTCCTCGAACACCGTGCGGTCCTGAATGACGTAGCGGGCGCCGGTCACGAGGTTCAGGTGCTGCTCCAGGCGCCGGGACAGGAAGTACACCTGCGAGTGGAACGAGTACTGCCGCATGTCGCGGTAGAAGTCTTCCAGGTAGGGGTTGTCGGCGTACGGTTCGTACACGGGGCGCAGGCCGTAGCGGTCGGCCAGCATGCGCGTCAGGGTGCTCTTGCCGCTGCCGATGTTCCCGGAGATCGCGAGGTACATCAGTCGGCCGCCTGCGTGTCGCGCAGGGCACTGTCGATGCGGTCCATCAGGTCCTGCTCGTGGTCCGGGTTGTTCACGAAGTCGATGCCGGCCGCGTCGATGATCACGTGCGGGTGCGGGTACGTGCGGAAGTACTCGTCGTACCGGCTGGTCAGGTCCGCGAGGTACGCGGCCTGCATGTCCTGCTCGAACGGACGGCCGCGCAGCGCGATGCGGCGCAGCAGTTCGTCGGTGTCAGCGCGCAGGTACACCACGAGGTCCGGGGTGGGCAGGCGCGGCGACAGGTGCGAGTACAGGTCCTCGTACAGCGCGAACTCGGCGTCGCGCAGGTTCATGGACGCGAAGATGAAGTCCTTGTCGAACAGGTAATCGCTGACCACGCTGCCCTTGTACAGGCCCGGCTGCCACAGCGCCGAGAGCTGCTTGAAGCGCGACAGCAGAAAGAACGCCTGCACCTGAAACGAGAACGCTTCGGGCTGCTCGTAGAATTTCGCCAGGAAGGGGTTCTCCTCGACGATCTCCAGGTTCAGTTCGGCGCCGTGACGCGCGGCGAGGCGCCCGGCGAGGCTTGTTTTCCCGACCCCGATGGGCCCTTCGACGACAACGTACATGACAGGCCAGAGCATAGCGCCCCCCGCGAGTCTCAAGGGTGGATGAACGCCTTGACACGGGTGGGGGGCGTGGGGGGGTAAACGGCAGACGGAGGATGGGGTGGGTTCCATCCTCCGTCTGCTAGTCGCTGTCCTCTTTCTTCTTCTCCTTCAGGCGCCCGGCGTCCCGTGCGGCGCGGGTCAGGAGGTACTCGATCTGGGCGTTCACGCTGCGCAGGTCGTCTGCCGCCCATCGTTCCAGCGCCGCGTACAGCTCCGGGCTGATGCGCAGGGGGAAATTCTTGCGCGGCGGCATGGCTAGTACAGGCTGCCGGCGTTCACGACCGGCTGCGTGCCGCGTTCGCTGGTGAGAACGACCAGCAGGTTGCTGACCATCTGCGCCTTGCGTTCCTCGTCGAGGTGCACGATGTCCTGCTCACTGAGTTCCTTCAGGGCCATCTGGACCATGCCGACGGCGCCCTGCACGATCTGGGTGCGCGCCGCGATGATGGCGCTGGCCTGCTGGCGCTGAAGCATGGCGCCCGCGATTTCCGGGGAGTACGCGAGGTGAGACAGGCGCGCCTCCAAGACTTCCACGCCCGCGTGGCGCAGGCGGGTGGCGAGTTCGGTGGCCAGCGCGTCGGCGATCTCGTCGGCGTTGCCGCGCAGGCTCATGGCGTCGTCGGTGTAGT
The DNA window shown above is from Deinococcus sp. LM3 and carries:
- a CDS encoding deoxynucleoside kinase; protein product: MYLAISGNIGSGKSTLTRMLADRYGLRPVYEPYADNPYLEDFYRDMRQYSFHSQVYFLSRRLEQHLNLVTGARYVIQDRTVFEDANIFARNLFESGQMAQRDWDTYLSLYEGVLSALRVPDLLIHIDASLPTLKRRIAQRGREYEQAIPEAYLGGLNRLYDSWVTGFDACPVVRVPGDQLDFVADPQAFEWVCARVQANGFGLPLLR
- a CDS encoding deoxynucleoside kinase; amino-acid sequence: MYVVVEGPIGVGKTSLAGRLAARHGAELNLEIVEENPFLAKFYEQPEAFSFQVQAFFLLSRFKQLSALWQPGLYKGSVVSDYLFDKDFIFASMNLRDAEFALYEDLYSHLSPRLPTPDLVVYLRADTDELLRRIALRGRPFEQDMQAAYLADLTSRYDEYFRTYPHPHVIIDAAGIDFVNNPDHEQDLMDRIDSALRDTQAAD